A segment of the Manis javanica isolate MJ-LG chromosome 10, MJ_LKY, whole genome shotgun sequence genome:
TGCGGTGGCCCCGGCCACAGCAAAGCAGCTCGCAGCCGTCCAGAGCGGGAGACGAGCTGTTGCAGGCGCGCCCCGCCGTGCCAGCTGTACCCAGGCGTCCGCTGTATGTGCAGAAATTGGGCGATTTCTCGAAGTAGACGAGGTCGTGTGGGGAGGGCGGCTTGTGCGCGGGATCTTCAGGCTCAAGGCGCAGCAGTTCCGCCCGCGAGGCGCGGTTGCTGCCGCGGTTGCCATAGAGGACGCGCGAGGCACCGTCGAAGCGGTCGCGCAGCACGTCGCCCACGGCGCGCAGCGTGGGCAGCCGCATCCAGCACGTGCGCACTGTGCACGAGCCGGACATCCCGTGGCACTTGCACTCCTGGCGCATCTCGGAGAACACGGTCTGGGGGAAAGACAGGGCACATTCAGAGCCAGGGCCACCATCCTAGATACCGCCCCCTTCCTGACGTTGCCGGGACCTCTGCAAAGGCCCAGCCCTAGCCGCGCCCAGCGGAAAGGAAGAGCGAAATATCCCGCAGATATTTAGACACCAGGCccacctctgctctctgcctcagcctcgTTTTTGGAGTCTGTGCAATACAGGGGCCTGTAGGCAATACATTCCATGGGCTGCATGACTTACAACCTCTGCGGTTCTACATGCCCTCAGCCACTCTCTTCCATTCTCTGGTTTCCTTCCAAACCTCTCGCTCCCTTAGGACGGCCACTCCTGGTTCTTTACCCTAACCCCTGGCCTTATCGCGGCCTGTTACTTCCCAAGTCCGAGGTTTGCCCCTGCTCAGGGATTCGGGGAGCCCTGACACTGCACATCGAGTGCGGAGCCCCTCAAGCCCCCTCACCGTGCGGCCCGCCTCGTTGTTGTGGAGGTTCATGAGGAAGCGCAGGTCCCGCCCCTTCTCCCCGGAGTCCACAAACTCTCTGCCGAAAAGGCGGCCGAAATCGATGTTGTCGCTGCAGCCCCCCCAATGCCAATCGGGCCCCCCAGGACCACGCCGCCGATAGTCGCACGTGCAGGACTCGATGGAGCCCTCAGAACAGGAGCGCGCCACCGAATGGGTAACCCCGGCCGAGGTTATGGCGAAGATAAATGCTGTTTCTCGACAGCCTGTGAGGGAAGGGAGCAGGGATCAGCGAGGGGGTGCGGCCAGCTCCCTCAGGGAGGGCTTGGGACCCTTGAGTCCCAAGTCCCGACTCCGCCCTTACAGTCCTGAGAGCCAGGCGCCCGGCGGGCTGTGTCGGAAAGCCGTTCTCAGAGAGAAAACACATACGCGGGCATGCAACCCGGTCCACGCTTGTCATCATGCGTTACTGAGGATGGGGTGCATTTTGACTCCTCAGGGGAACTGGGGCAGccccaaagagaaaaagagtaaagAGGGGAATGGAAGAACTCTGAACCGCCAAGACATATCCGCTGTCCAAACTTTTGGCCTATGTCAGCGATGAAAGCCCTGCTGGGCTAGAGGGAAGACACATGACTAAATCTCAGAGCAGCTTCCCAGACGCCTTTGAGAGGGGCTGCGGAAAGCAGTGGCCAGTGGCCAGGACTCAGAGCTCCCTTTCTCTGGGGCAGTGGTTCAGAAAAGTTAAGCTTCGTGTCCGAGGTGCACGGCTTGAAAGCGCCTGGTAGAACGCGACTGGCCCGGAGCTGGCGCTGTGCATGAAAGCTCTTGGAGTGTTGATCGTGGACGCTGAAGGCGCCCGGGACATCTTCCCTGCACTCACCTGCCCATGCCCTAGGGTGACACCACTTTACCCTGGTCCCGGAAGCGTTACCTTCCTGGGTACCCACCTCGATTGACGATCTTGCCGAAGAGGTGGGGCCCCGAAGCGGTGGGGCAGTTCCAGCGGCGGTTGCGAAACTGCCACTTGCATTCTCGAACAGCGCTCTGCAGCCCTCCGCTCACGCTATGCAGGATCCCCGGGTTCTGGCGGATCAGCCTCCGCTGTTTGCGGCTCAGCAGCTGCAGACTAGGCTCGAGCACCAGTTGCAGACTCTTGGAGTCGGTCAGCAGGTTTGTGGAGGAGGCTACGTTCACGATGCCCCTGGTGAGATGTATGATAGGAGCTCAAGATGTGGAAGGGAACCTGCATCCTAACCAAAAAGGTCGTGCTTCCCTACTCTTCCCGCGGCTATTTCCTTGAGAGAGCGGCGGGAGATCAATAATAAGGTAAAGACTCCGCGCTCCCAGGCTCAGTAGTTTTAAAGGGCTGGGCTTCAGGCTTTTGCGTCCCCAGGAGTCCTTGGGCTGCTCAGGCCCTGGGTTCGGGGACTGGAcagggggaggcatggggagctGGGCAACTGGATGTCCACCGTGACTCTCACCTGTTGAGCATCCTGAGCGAGGAACTCCTGGCCTGCAGTCTATGCCCACCCAAGGCGTGAAATGCTTAGAGTCCCGCCCTCCTCTTGCCTCCTTTCGGTGCGCACTCCTGGCCTTTCCCTTCTCGAGGCAGAGGAACCTGTGGTATGGCTACCACCGTGAGGCTGGGTTTGGGGCTCAAGTAAGAAGGGCGGTGCTAGATGGCAATGGGTTCCCTTCCTGGCGTATCGTGGGCCGCCGCGGGCGGACCATTCACCCCACTTCAGCAGAACTGGATTCTCTGGAGCACCTCCACTCCAGAGCGCCCCTCTGGTGTCTCAGAGGCAAGTCAGTGCGCTGGAGGGAGCCTGTCTGTGGACGGATCCCAGAGCGTGGGAGCTAGATGGGG
Coding sequences within it:
- the WNT1 gene encoding proto-oncogene Wnt-1, translated to MGHWALLPGWVSATLMLALAALPAALAANSSAPIIHLTRGIVNVASSTNLLTDSKSLQLVLEPSLQLLSRKQRRLIRQNPGILHSVSGGLQSAVRECKWQFRNRRWNCPTASGPHLFGKIVNRGCRETAFIFAITSAGVTHSVARSCSEGSIESCTCDYRRRGPGGPDWHWGGCSDNIDFGRLFGREFVDSGEKGRDLRFLMNLHNNEAGRTTVFSEMRQECKCHGMSGSCTVRTCWMRLPTLRAVGDVLRDRFDGASRVLYGNRGSNRASRAELLRLEPEDPAHKPPSPHDLVYFEKSPNFCTYSGRLGTAGTAGRACNSSSPALDGCELLCCGRGHRTRTQRVTERCNCTFHWCCHVSCRNCTHTRVLHECL